One Methylocaldum marinum DNA window includes the following coding sequences:
- the cutA gene encoding divalent-cation tolerance protein CutA — translation MSTQHCLVLCTCPDARTAEALAMALIFERLAACANIVPGLTSIYAWEGKIETAQEHLLLIKTETASFDALEKFLREKHPYELPEIVTVPILHGSTAYLDWISEWLHPKN, via the coding sequence ATGTCTACCCAACACTGTCTAGTTTTGTGCACTTGTCCGGACGCGAGAACCGCGGAAGCGCTGGCCATGGCCCTGATCTTCGAAAGACTGGCCGCCTGCGCCAACATCGTCCCCGGCCTGACGTCGATTTACGCTTGGGAAGGGAAGATAGAGACGGCCCAGGAGCATCTCCTCCTGATCAAGACCGAAACGGCATCATTCGACGCCTTGGAGAAATTTCTCCGCGAAAAACACCCCTACGAACTTCCGGAAATCGTCACGGTCCCTATACTGCACGGTTCGACCGCATATCTAGATTGGATTAGTGAATGGCTGCATCCCAAAAATTGA
- a CDS encoding zinc-ribbon and DUF3426 domain-containing protein, giving the protein MYTRCPECKTAYRISIGQLRAGRGEALCERCQIVFNALVSLGPAVKDAVPEATAQARPPVLRDREAVALRKRRRELPSEPGAGGPMGGEEDATAIDAEALDERDSAPAGPSPSSTSEVLWGGGVFVLTALLVAQLVIFEGDRLVQSARVRPWLDMACRAFNCSLPPYRDVRRIQIFDRALRPDSTRDDVLEFQLVFANQSNLPQALPSLKLVLTEINGSPVAERIFSPAEYLPEEEASSLMPVGKPFEIRLLFAKPRSNVGGFTFELL; this is encoded by the coding sequence GTGTATACCCGCTGCCCGGAGTGTAAGACCGCATACCGTATCAGTATCGGCCAATTGCGGGCCGGGCGTGGCGAGGCGCTCTGCGAACGCTGCCAAATCGTCTTCAATGCCCTGGTATCCTTGGGACCAGCCGTAAAGGACGCGGTCCCGGAGGCGACGGCGCAAGCAAGACCCCCGGTTTTGAGGGACCGGGAAGCGGTTGCTCTTCGAAAGCGCAGACGGGAACTGCCGAGCGAGCCGGGCGCCGGCGGGCCGATGGGGGGGGAGGAGGACGCTACGGCGATTGACGCGGAAGCGCTGGACGAGCGCGACAGTGCGCCGGCCGGGCCGTCCCCGTCATCGACATCCGAAGTCTTGTGGGGGGGCGGCGTTTTCGTGCTGACCGCCCTTCTGGTCGCTCAGCTGGTCATATTCGAAGGGGACAGGCTGGTGCAGAGCGCACGAGTGCGGCCTTGGCTGGACATGGCCTGCAGAGCCTTCAATTGTTCTCTGCCGCCTTATAGGGACGTCCGCAGAATCCAGATTTTCGATCGTGCCTTACGTCCGGATTCGACACGCGACGATGTCCTGGAATTTCAGCTGGTCTTTGCGAACCAATCGAATTTGCCGCAGGCGCTGCCCAGTCTCAAGCTGGTTCTTACCGAGATCAACGGCAGCCCCGTGGCGGAGCGGATATTCTCGCCCGCCGAATATCTCCCGGAAGAAGAAGCGTCCTCGCTGATGCCGGTCGGCAAACCGTTCGAAATCCGCCTGCTTTTTGCCAAGCCCCGGAGCAACGTGGGGGGCTTTACTTTCGAGTTGCTTTGA
- the aroQ gene encoding type II 3-dehydroquinate dehydratase, with protein sequence MANILVLNGPNLNLLGVREPGLYGSQTLNEIRSSLEARAQALGHGFDFFQSNAEHELIDRVHRAYTESVDFILINPGAYTHTSIALRDAFLATRIPFIEVHLSNIHAREPFRKHSYLSDIAKGVICGFGALSYELALTAATHILKTG encoded by the coding sequence ATGGCAAATATCCTCGTGCTCAATGGTCCGAATCTCAATTTGCTCGGGGTTCGTGAACCCGGCTTGTACGGCAGTCAAACGCTGAATGAAATCAGGTCGAGTTTGGAAGCCAGGGCGCAAGCTCTCGGCCATGGTTTCGACTTCTTCCAGAGTAATGCCGAGCACGAGCTCATTGACCGTGTACACCGGGCGTACACGGAATCCGTCGATTTCATACTGATCAATCCGGGCGCTTATACGCATACCAGCATCGCGCTGCGAGATGCGTTTCTCGCCACCCGCATTCCTTTCATCGAAGTCCATTTATCCAACATTCATGCGCGGGAGCCGTTCCGGAAACATTCCTATTTATCCGATATCGCCAAAGGCGTCATTTGCGGATTCGGCGCGCTCAGCTACGAGCTTGCCTTGACTGCCGCCACACACATCCTAAAAACAGGCTAG
- the accB gene encoding acetyl-CoA carboxylase biotin carboxyl carrier protein yields MDIRKIKKLIEMIEESGIAEIEIREGEESVRISRYSNMVPQPMPVLPPALPVAAPQPAVAPQTSEAAVDKLTGHIVRSPMVGTFYRSPSPGAKAFVEVGQRVEVGDTLCIIEAMKILNQIEADKAGVIAKVLVENAQPVEYNQPLFVIE; encoded by the coding sequence ATGGATATCAGAAAAATAAAAAAGCTCATCGAAATGATCGAAGAGTCGGGCATTGCCGAAATCGAGATTCGTGAAGGAGAGGAGTCGGTACGTATCAGTCGGTACAGTAACATGGTGCCGCAACCGATGCCGGTCCTGCCGCCCGCCTTACCGGTCGCTGCACCGCAGCCCGCCGTAGCGCCGCAGACGTCGGAGGCGGCGGTCGACAAACTGACCGGGCACATCGTCCGATCCCCCATGGTGGGAACGTTTTACCGCTCGCCTTCACCCGGAGCGAAAGCATTCGTGGAGGTCGGCCAGCGCGTGGAGGTCGGCGATACGCTCTGTATCATCGAGGCGATGAAAATCCTGAATCAGATCGAGGCGGACAAAGCCGGCGTGATAGCGAAGGTGCTGGTGGAAAACGCCCAACCGGTGGAATACAACCAGCCTTTGTTCGTTATCGAGTAA
- the dsbD gene encoding protein-disulfide reductase DsbD codes for MAASQKLMDRPGDLSRKEVHVPIFILQSRFVMPQFREFVFRAFFVFLSVWTGTVWAIGSDELLPPEQAFRASAKLEGDEALIGFDIADGYYLYRQKFKFASKDAGVDLGEPVFPKGETKHDEFFGEMEIYRGHLDIRLPLVRRDAGAAQLVLDVTSQGCADVGVCYPPYKQTLKVHWPASGAGGAADSLGKLAEAFKSLGVKTRPVDLLPPDEAFRFFAEVKDANTLWVSWQIADGYYLYREKFKLALPGASGVTLGNYRIPNGEPKHDEEFGDVEVFHREVGFAVPLSRAGGEPGNIRLQANYQGCAEKGVCYPPMQKTVGLDLPAAGAGTTVSMANPVVPVSEQDRIAFALQSDSAWATVLSFLGFGLLLAFTPCIFPMIPILSGIIVGQGHTITTGRAFMLSLSYVLASALAYTVFGILAGLFGSNLQILFQKPEVIVAFSALFVLLALSMFGVYTLQMPEFIQARVVSISNQQRGGTLTGAAIMGALSALIVGPCVAAPLAGALIYIGQTGDAVLGGLALFALGLGMGIPLLVIGASAGKLLPKAGIWMNAVKAVFGVGLLAIAVWLLERILPSAVSMFLWALLLIIPAIYLGALEALPHPVSGWRRLWKGVGIVMLTYGVLLLIGVASDSTDPLQPLRGIYPTTAKASTQSIAFRKVRNVDDLSMQVAAAEATGKWVMLDFYADWCISCKEMERYTFADPKVQSALSNVVLLQADVTQNSADDQALLQHFGLIGPPATLFFGPDREERKTFRVVGYMGADEFLGHLQRVLQ; via the coding sequence ATGGCTGCATCCCAAAAATTGATGGACCGTCCGGGCGATCTCTCCCGGAAAGAAGTCCACGTCCCGATCTTCATTCTACAGAGTCGTTTTGTTATGCCGCAGTTCCGCGAATTCGTTTTTCGGGCGTTTTTCGTCTTTTTGTCGGTCTGGACGGGTACGGTTTGGGCCATCGGCAGCGACGAGCTTCTGCCGCCGGAACAGGCTTTCCGGGCATCGGCCAAGCTCGAAGGCGATGAGGCCTTGATCGGATTCGACATCGCCGACGGCTATTATCTGTACCGGCAAAAATTCAAGTTTGCGTCCAAGGACGCCGGCGTCGATCTGGGGGAGCCTGTTTTTCCGAAGGGCGAAACCAAGCACGACGAGTTTTTCGGCGAGATGGAAATCTATCGCGGGCACCTCGATATACGCCTTCCCCTGGTGCGCCGCGACGCCGGCGCCGCCCAGCTGGTTCTGGACGTGACCTCGCAAGGCTGCGCCGACGTCGGGGTGTGCTATCCGCCGTACAAGCAGACGCTCAAGGTGCACTGGCCTGCGAGCGGTGCCGGCGGCGCGGCCGATTCGCTCGGAAAGCTGGCCGAAGCGTTCAAATCGCTGGGCGTCAAAACCCGGCCGGTCGATTTGCTGCCGCCCGATGAAGCATTCCGTTTCTTTGCCGAGGTCAAGGACGCCAACACGCTCTGGGTTAGTTGGCAGATTGCGGACGGATATTACCTCTACCGGGAGAAATTCAAGCTGGCCTTGCCCGGCGCCAGCGGGGTAACGCTCGGGAACTACCGGATTCCCAACGGCGAACCCAAGCACGACGAAGAGTTCGGGGATGTGGAGGTATTCCATCGTGAAGTCGGATTCGCCGTTCCGCTGTCGCGTGCCGGCGGCGAGCCGGGCAATATTCGATTGCAGGCGAATTATCAGGGCTGCGCCGAGAAGGGGGTGTGCTACCCGCCGATGCAGAAAACCGTCGGCCTGGATTTGCCGGCCGCCGGCGCCGGGACAACGGTGTCGATGGCAAATCCGGTCGTCCCGGTCTCGGAGCAGGATAGAATCGCCTTCGCTCTACAGAGCGATTCCGCCTGGGCGACGGTTCTCAGTTTTCTGGGATTCGGGCTGTTGCTGGCGTTCACGCCCTGTATTTTCCCGATGATTCCGATTTTGTCGGGCATCATCGTCGGTCAGGGCCACACGATCACCACCGGCCGGGCCTTCATGCTGTCGCTGAGCTATGTCTTGGCGTCGGCTTTGGCCTATACCGTCTTCGGCATCTTGGCGGGACTTTTCGGCAGCAATTTGCAGATTCTGTTCCAGAAGCCCGAGGTCATTGTCGCGTTCAGCGCTTTGTTCGTGCTGCTGGCCTTGTCCATGTTCGGCGTTTATACGCTGCAAATGCCGGAATTCATCCAGGCTCGCGTGGTTTCGATCAGCAATCAGCAACGCGGCGGCACCCTCACCGGCGCCGCGATCATGGGCGCGCTCTCCGCCTTGATCGTCGGGCCGTGCGTGGCGGCGCCACTGGCCGGCGCGCTGATCTATATCGGTCAGACCGGTGACGCCGTGCTCGGCGGGCTGGCTCTATTCGCGCTGGGTTTGGGTATGGGGATTCCCTTGCTGGTCATCGGCGCATCGGCAGGCAAGTTGCTGCCCAAGGCCGGAATCTGGATGAATGCGGTGAAGGCCGTGTTCGGGGTGGGCCTGCTGGCAATCGCGGTGTGGCTGCTGGAACGCATTTTACCCTCCGCCGTGTCCATGTTCCTGTGGGCACTGCTGCTAATCATTCCGGCGATTTATCTCGGCGCATTGGAGGCGCTGCCCCATCCGGTTTCCGGATGGCGCCGGCTGTGGAAGGGCGTGGGCATTGTCATGCTGACTTACGGGGTGCTGCTGCTGATCGGCGTCGCTTCGGACAGCACCGACCCACTGCAGCCCCTGCGCGGTATATATCCGACCACGGCCAAGGCGTCCACTCAGTCGATCGCTTTCCGAAAGGTCAGAAATGTCGACGATCTGAGTATGCAAGTAGCGGCGGCCGAAGCTACCGGGAAGTGGGTCATGCTGGATTTCTATGCCGACTGGTGCATCTCCTGTAAGGAAATGGAGCGCTATACCTTCGCCGACCCCAAGGTACAGAGCGCGCTCAGCAACGTGGTATTGCTCCAGGCCGACGTCACGCAAAATTCCGCGGACGATCAGGCGCTCTTGCAACACTTCGGTCTCATCGGACCGCCGGCGACACTGTTTTTCGGGCCGGATCGGGAAGAGCGAAAAACGTTCCGCGTGGTCGGCTACATGGGGGCGGATGAATTTTTGGGCCATTTGCAAAGGGTCTTGCAGTGA
- the accC gene encoding acetyl-CoA carboxylase biotin carboxylase subunit, producing the protein MLGKVLIANRGEIALRILRACRELGIKAVAVHSEADRDLKHVRLADESVCIGPAPSKESYLNIPAIISSAEVTDSVAIHPGYGFLSENADFAEKVIQSGFIFIGPRPETIRLMGDKVSAIEAMKKTGIPCLPGSDGPLSENHDENLKIARRIGFPVIIKAAGGGGGRGMRVVHSEANLPSAITLTRGEAAAAFGNDMVYMEKFLENPRHIEVQVIADGHGNVVHLGERDCSTQRRHQKVVEEAPAPGITEEQRREIGERCVKACQEIGYLGAGTFEFLYQDGQFYFIEMNTRVQVEHPVTEMVTGFDIVKEQLRIAAGEVLAIRQEEVQMRGHAIECRINAEDPQSFIPSPGVIEQFHMPGGPGIRVETHIYNGYRVPPYYDSMIGKLIAHGETRSGAIARARMALQEMVIGGIKCNIPLLLDIINDAAFNAGGQNIHYLEQKLGLKH; encoded by the coding sequence ATGCTCGGTAAAGTTCTAATTGCCAACCGGGGCGAGATCGCCCTGCGTATTCTTCGTGCCTGCCGCGAACTCGGTATCAAAGCCGTGGCCGTGCATTCCGAGGCCGATCGCGACCTGAAACACGTGCGGCTCGCCGACGAGTCCGTGTGCATCGGCCCTGCGCCGTCGAAGGAAAGCTATCTCAATATTCCGGCGATCATCAGTTCGGCCGAGGTCACCGATTCGGTGGCCATCCATCCGGGCTACGGATTTTTGTCGGAGAACGCCGACTTCGCGGAAAAAGTGATCCAAAGTGGCTTCATTTTCATAGGTCCTCGTCCGGAAACCATCCGGCTCATGGGCGATAAGGTGTCCGCGATCGAGGCCATGAAAAAGACCGGTATCCCGTGCTTGCCCGGCTCGGACGGTCCCTTGAGCGAAAATCACGACGAGAACTTGAAAATCGCTCGCCGAATCGGTTTTCCGGTCATCATCAAGGCCGCGGGCGGCGGGGGCGGACGCGGCATGCGGGTGGTCCACAGCGAGGCGAATCTTCCGAGCGCCATTACGCTGACTCGTGGGGAGGCCGCGGCGGCATTCGGCAACGACATGGTCTATATGGAGAAATTCCTGGAAAATCCCCGGCATATCGAGGTCCAAGTCATTGCCGACGGACATGGGAATGTGGTTCATCTGGGTGAGCGCGATTGTTCCACACAGCGCCGGCATCAGAAAGTCGTTGAAGAGGCGCCCGCGCCCGGCATTACCGAGGAGCAGCGGCGCGAAATCGGCGAGCGTTGCGTCAAAGCCTGTCAGGAAATCGGCTATCTGGGTGCCGGAACCTTCGAGTTTCTTTACCAGGACGGCCAGTTTTATTTCATCGAGATGAATACTCGCGTGCAGGTGGAACATCCGGTGACGGAAATGGTGACGGGCTTCGATATCGTCAAAGAGCAGCTTCGCATTGCGGCCGGCGAGGTATTGGCGATCAGGCAGGAGGAGGTTCAGATGCGGGGCCATGCCATAGAGTGTCGAATCAATGCGGAGGATCCGCAAAGTTTTATCCCGAGCCCCGGCGTGATCGAGCAGTTCCATATGCCCGGAGGTCCCGGTATCCGGGTCGAAACGCATATTTATAACGGCTATCGGGTGCCGCCTTATTACGACTCCATGATCGGCAAGCTCATCGCCCACGGCGAGACCCGGAGCGGGGCTATCGCCCGTGCCCGCATGGCGCTTCAGGAAATGGTCATCGGCGGCATCAAATGCAATATTCCTTTGTTGCTCGATATCATCAACGATGCGGCTTTTAATGCCGGCGGGCAGAATATCCATTATTTGGAGCAGAAGCTCGGATTGAAACACTGA
- a CDS encoding TlpA family protein disulfide reductase has protein sequence MKSTKLLYGLLALAALLLGILAERWMSGGSSVPPRIAEPASLRDLDGNPREIAEWKGKVLVLNFWASWCAPCREEMPEFVRMQTELGDQGLQFVGVAIDESEAVQEFLKETPVNYPILLGGGGAVSWAQSLGNRFNVLPFSAVFDRDGQPVDVHAGPLSRERLMKVVGPLLK, from the coding sequence GTGAAATCGACGAAACTTCTGTACGGATTGCTCGCATTGGCCGCTCTTCTCCTGGGTATTCTCGCCGAACGCTGGATGAGCGGGGGCTCGAGCGTCCCGCCGAGAATCGCGGAACCCGCGTCGCTCAGGGATTTGGACGGCAACCCGCGGGAGATCGCCGAATGGAAAGGCAAGGTTCTGGTACTCAATTTCTGGGCGAGCTGGTGCGCGCCTTGTCGAGAGGAAATGCCGGAGTTCGTCCGGATGCAGACGGAGCTGGGCGATCAGGGGCTCCAGTTCGTCGGCGTCGCCATAGACGAATCGGAAGCCGTACAGGAGTTCTTGAAAGAGACGCCGGTCAATTATCCGATCTTGCTGGGCGGCGGAGGTGCCGTCTCGTGGGCGCAGAGCCTCGGGAACCGGTTCAACGTTCTGCCGTTTTCCGCCGTGTTCGATCGCGACGGCCAGCCGGTGGATGTTCATGCCGGGCCGTTATCGAGAGAGCGGCTCATGAAGGTCGTCGGGCCGCTGTTGAAGTAG
- the prmA gene encoding 50S ribosomal protein L11 methyltransferase yields the protein MWRQLAITVDETSAEPVSDLLSSLGAVSVSFEDAGDQPLFEPKPGETPVWRQTKVLGLFDADADTDRIRNSVVNRFGERVLQCQVEDLEDRVWERAWLDHFQPMRFGRRLWICPTGFEPPEPEAVNVVLDPGLAFGTGTHPTTALCLEWLDAHDLEGKTVIDYGCGSGILAVAALKLGASMAYGIDIDPQALTASDENARKNGVEGNLALGYPREFSGLHADLLIANILATPLIKLAAEISEKVLPGGSLALSGILATQVDAVRSAYASEFDFSLPVLREEWALLAGVKIRG from the coding sequence ATGTGGCGTCAGCTGGCGATTACGGTGGACGAAACTTCGGCGGAGCCGGTTTCCGATCTTCTATCGAGCCTCGGGGCCGTTTCCGTCAGCTTCGAAGATGCCGGCGACCAGCCTCTGTTCGAGCCCAAGCCGGGGGAGACGCCGGTTTGGCGGCAGACCAAGGTGCTCGGGTTATTCGATGCCGACGCCGATACCGATCGCATACGGAACTCGGTCGTGAACCGGTTCGGCGAGCGAGTGCTTCAATGTCAGGTCGAGGACTTGGAAGACCGCGTGTGGGAAAGAGCGTGGCTGGATCATTTTCAGCCGATGCGCTTCGGCCGCAGGCTCTGGATTTGTCCGACCGGCTTCGAGCCGCCCGAGCCCGAGGCCGTCAATGTCGTGCTTGATCCGGGCCTGGCTTTCGGGACCGGCACTCATCCCACGACGGCGCTCTGTCTCGAGTGGCTGGATGCTCATGATCTCGAGGGCAAGACCGTGATCGATTACGGCTGCGGCTCGGGAATTCTGGCGGTGGCGGCATTGAAGCTGGGCGCGTCCATGGCGTATGGGATAGATATCGATCCCCAGGCGCTTACCGCTTCGGATGAAAATGCGCGCAAGAACGGCGTGGAGGGCAATCTGGCACTCGGTTATCCACGCGAGTTCTCGGGCTTGCACGCCGACCTCCTGATCGCCAATATCCTGGCGACACCCTTGATCAAACTGGCTGCGGAAATCAGCGAAAAGGTGCTGCCGGGCGGCAGCTTGGCCCTATCCGGCATTCTGGCGACGCAGGTCGACGCGGTGCGTTCGGCGTATGCTTCCGAGTTCGATTTTTCTCTGCCGGTGCTGCGCGAGGAATGGGCCTTGCTCGCCGGTGTCAAGATTCGGGGTTGA